One Purpureocillium takamizusanense chromosome 1, complete sequence genomic window carries:
- a CDS encoding uncharacterized protein (COG:F~EggNog:ENOG503NU4S~SECRETED:SignalP(1-17~SECRETED:cutsite=ARA-AQ~SECRETED:prob=0.5326)), whose amino-acid sequence MFARSVLGASLALVARAAQPGAVDPVAGPMRDLTWGQLNFLHTTDTHGWLGGHLLEPQYSADWGDYISFAHHMRKRADDTGADLLLVDTGDRIEGNGLYDASTPKGLFQYDIYAEQDVDIICIGNHELYQAYSADREHNATVPNFRENYIASNLDYIDSATGERKPLAQRYRKFKTKNQGLEIVAFGFLFDFTGNANNSVVQPVAETIKEDWFQEAMREKPDLFVVIGHVGLRMEEFRTIFTALRKQNWHIPIVFFGGHAHVRDALSYDSQSFAMASGRYFETIGWMSVDGIKKTKKPGKDASTEASLSFTRKYMDNNLYGMYHHTGLNETTFPTKHGKRVSHMITRAREALQLDYKYGCAPKDLWMSRAKFPSNESIYSWLQDEVLPDIVVNETRKDKSRLAIVNTGGIRFDIFKGPFTRDSTFTVSPFTSGFSYVPDVPYDVASKVIGLLNSAGKVLETGQTHSRFLDIPEQMSFEDPTHFGLVDDDSEEEPRLELRSVSVLDGPDLVPGYTTKDDIGSDGDDTVHKEIKFHAVPNCIQAEVGFPTQGKPDKVDLVFIDFVQPWIIPALKFSGGDFGDDDVHRYMDGTLTYKLGEWIKENWKSDC is encoded by the exons ATGTTTGCGCGATCGGTGCTGGGCGCCTCGCTGGCCCTCGTTGCTAGGGCCGCGCAGCCTGGTGCCGTCGACCCCGTGGCTGGCCCGATGCGAGATCTGACCTGGGGTCAGCTCAACTTTCTTCACACTACAGATACCCACGGCTGGCTCGGTGGCCATCTTCTAGA ACCGCAGTACTCGGCCGACTGGGGTGACTACATTTCCTTCGCCCACCACATGCGTAAGCGAGCCGATGATACGGGTGccgacctcctcctcgtcgataCGGGCGATCGCATCGAAGGCAACGGGCTCTATGACGCATCCACCCCCAAGGGCTTGTTCCAGTACGACATATATGCCGAGCAAGACGTCGACATTATCTGCATCGGCAACCACGAGCTGTACCAGGCCTACTCGGCCGACCGCGAGCACAATGCCACTGTTCCCAACTTTAGGGAAAACTACATCGCATCCAACCTCGATTACATAGAttcggccacgggcgagcgAAAACCGTTGGCCCAACGCTACCGCAAATTCAAGACCAAGAATCAGGGTCTGGAGATTGTCGCTTTTGGCTTCTTGTTCGATTTCACTGGCAACGCCAACAACAGCGTCGTTCAGCCCGTGGCGGAGACTATAAAGGAAGACTGGTTCCAGGAGGCTATGCGAGAGAAGCCGGACCTCTTTGTCGTCATCGGACATGTCGGCCTCCGCATGGAAGAGTTTCGTACCATCTTCACTGCGCTGCGCAAGCAAAACTGGCATATCCCTATCGTCTTCTTTGGCGGGCATGCCCATGTGCGGGACGCGCTCAGCTACGATTCGCAGTCCTTTGCCATGGCCTCGGGCCGGTATTTCGAGACTATCGGCTGGATGTCGGTCGACGGAATCAAGAAGACCAAGAAGCCAGGCAAAGATGCGTCCACGGAGGCCTCCCTCAGCTTCACGCGCAAGTACATGGACAATAACCTGTACGGCATGTACCACCACACCGGACTGAACGAGACGACCTTTCCCACAAAGCACGGCAAGCGGGTCAGTCATATGATTACCAGAGCTAGGGAGGCCCTCCAGCTCGACTACAAGTACGGCTGCGCACCCAAAGACCTCTGGATGTCTCGGGCCAAGTTCCCCTCCAATGAGAGCATCTACTCGTGGCTCCAGGATGAGGTGTTGCCAGACATTGTCGTCAACGAGACGCGAAAGGACAAGTCACGCCTTGCAATTGTCAATACTGGCGGCATCCGCTTCGACATCTTCAAAGGCCCCTTCACGCGAGACAGCACTTTCACGGTAAGCCCGTTTACGAGCGGCTTCAGCTACGTGCCCGACGTGCCTTACGACGTGGCATCCAAGGTAATTGGGCTGCTCAACAGCGCCGGTAAGGTGCTGGAAACAGGCCAGACTCATTCGCGATTTTTGGACATTCCGGAGCAAATGAGTTTTGAAGACCCAACACACTTTGGTCTCGTTGATGACGACTCTGAGGAGGAGCCGCGTCTTGAACTGCGAAGCGTCTCCGTCCTTGACGGGCCCGATTTGGTCCCGGGATACACGACAAAGGACGACAttggcagcgacggcgatgacacCGTGCACAAGGAGATCAAGTTCCATGCAGTGCCCAACTGCATCCAGGCTGAGGTCGGTTTCCCCACCCAGGGCAAGCCCGACAAGGTCGACTTGGTGTTTATCGACTTTGTGCAGCCGTGGATCATTCCGGCGCTCAAATTCAGTGGTGGCGATttcggcgatgacgacgtgcACCGCTACATGGACGGGACGCTCACGTACAAGCTAGGCGAGTGGATCAAGGAGAACTGGAAGAGCGATTGCTAG
- a CDS encoding uncharacterized protein (EggNog:ENOG503PSNM): MISVRRQDSWGVVGLDPRGQHSQHGYVGAARKTSGRAQTAMPSGQVPALRTMMAPKSEEECFELLAKELSSLPDREPPVAQNGETSPDGGQLTPVAMTTSVSNVPAVGTATNVMIAKTIRAAMSDIRPFS, encoded by the exons ATGATTTCCGTTCGGCGGCAGGACTCGTGGGGCGTCGTAGGGCTGGATCCTCGTGGACAGCATTCACAGCACGGCTACGTGGGTGCGGCCCGAAAGACATCCGGGAGGGCGCAGACAGCCATGCCCTCGGGACAAG TGCCGGCACTTCGGACCATGATGGCACCCAAGTCGGAAGAGGAATGCTTCGAGctcctggccaaggagctgtCATCTTTACCAGACAGGGAGCCTCCCGTTGCTCAGAACGGCGAGACGTCTCCAGACGGAGGGCAACTGACGCCTGTAGCCA TGACGACGAGTGTGAGCAACGTCCCCGCGGTGGGCACAGCTACCAATGTTATGATTGCAAAGACGATTCGAGCTGCCATGTCGGACATTCGCCCATTCTCTTGA
- a CDS encoding uncharacterized protein (EggNog:ENOG503P1IK) has product MPKDSNLLPPHSQELLRAARSGRLYKRPAPVETEDDDADADPDAVPAEKAEKKEEEAQSQGFSIKLWKQTPRNVEAPAVSHLAKRRKGTVTIASKTVEDRYTGPTVTRATVRRLDAAGNPYTEEVTLAEGHHVDGEIISTREVAAATGGDALAPAPPPQRRRPPPPKRKAKAGPGRGKKKIKNPLPGEGPTSAPAPPVDGAVAAIKTESQGENGTTSTDANTPKEDSEMADGDEDDDDDDGDEGEEVEEGEEGEGQDQEQQPAPPHRDQDHEMPDAAISIDPPSEGLSSDKEPAPKEPTPPNPLTLAPLFGSLAAGSPRQEGSPLKNVTLLSPTEPSEPQDLQLLSAEPTQATDGETVIGSTVAEPPSTIVGEEPQEATERDVPAVEPLPTEPLTAASPPKEQSPIQQAVKDETANDEALLPPPPEQVGNIDSPKPDEGRSDEDKSREGEGYSGAQRPPLSQFDSAMTEDTIKPDDSASVRYPQTESGAPSEVGTVSVEGSKEANPPVAEPSPPTPKPASPQEEQPQEDQPQDPDQPPQSATDDKADLLGGLMGELDRQAAEVEKPVEPAAEPASPPKEPSPQQPAPQEPSPQPEAAPEPVPEPPATEAEPAWEAALEAAPEQPAEQPSPPKDIIKEESTPNPTPDDNTKPPEEDSAGAEPKDEAMPDAPAAEVAPPAEAAPPAEPSPPVADIVEEPPAEIKDEQD; this is encoded by the exons ATGCCCAAGGACTCCaacctgctgccgccgcacagccaggagctgctgcgcgccgcgcgctcggGCCGCCTGTACAAGCGCCCAGCGCCCGTCgagaccgaggacgacgacgccgatgccgacccCGACGCCGTGCCTGCCGAGAAAgccgagaagaaggaggaggaggcgcagtCTCAGGGCTTCTCCATCAAGCTCTGGAAGCAGACGCCGCGTAATGTGGAGGCGCCAGCCGTGTCGCACCTCGCTAAGCGTAGGAAGGGCACGGTAACGATTGCCAGCAAGACAGTCGAGGACAGATACACCGGCCCGACGGTGACTCGCGCCACGGTCcggcgcctcgacgccgcgggcaaTCCCTACACCGAGGAGGTCACGCTCGCCGAGGGACatcacgtcgacggcgagatcATCTCTACACGAGAagtggctgctgccactgGTGGTGACGCGCTGGCTCCGGCCCCGCCACcacagaggaggaggccgccacCTCCTAAGAGGAAGGCCAAAGCCGGCCCCGGGCGAGGGAAAAAGAAGATCAAGAATCCTCTGCCTGGCGAGGGGCCGACTAgcgcgcccgctcctccGGTCGATGGTGCTGTGGCAGCAATCAAGACCGAGAGCCAGGGAGAAAAT GGAACCACCTCGACCGATGCAAACACTCCCAAGGAGGACAGCGAGAtggccgatggcgatgaggacgacgatgatgatgacggcgacgaaggagaagaagtcgaggagggcgaggagggagagggccAGGACCAGGAACAGcagcctgctcctcctcaccGCGACCAGGATCACGAGATGCCTGATGCCGCCATCTCGATAGACCCACCATCTGAAGGTCTCTCGTCCGACAAAGAGCCTGCCCCGAAGGAGCCCACACCGCCAAACCCACTCACCTTGGCACCGCTTTTCGGCAGTCTTGCTGCCGGGTCGCCCAGACAAGAGGGAAGTCCACTCAAGAACGTCACCCTGCTGTCGCCCACGGAGCCGTCCGAACCCCAAGACCTGCAACTGCTATCCGCGGAGCCCACGCAGGCAACCGACGGCGAAACAGTAATTGGATCGACGGTCGCGGAACCGCCCTCGACCATTGTCGGCGAAGAGCCGCAAGAGGCGACCGAGCGGGATGtgccggccgtcgagcccttGCCCACAGAGCCCTTGACTGCCGCTAGCCCTCCGAAAGAACAATCGCCCATCCAGCAGGCCGTCAAAGATGAGACGGCAAACGACGAagccctgctgccgccacccccCGAGCAAGTTGGCAACATCGATTCGCCGAAGCCCGACGAGGGAAGGTCGGATGAAGACAAGAgccgcgagggcgaaggTTATAGTGGGGCACAACGCCCACCGCTGAGCCAGTTTGACTCCGCCATGACTGAAGACACCATCAAACCAGACGACTCTGCGTCTGTGCGATATCCCCAGACCGAGTCCGGTGCTCCGTCCGAGGTTGGGACTGTTTCGGTCGAGGGCAGCAAGGAGGCGAACCCACCCGTAGCGGAGCCTTCGCCCCCCACGCCGaagccggcctcgccgcaggAGGAGCAACCGCAGGAGGACCAGCCGCAGGACCCGGACCAGCCGCCACAATCGGCGACAGATGATAAGGccgacctgctcggcggattgatgggcgagctggaccgGCAGGCCGCTGAGGTCGAGaagcccgtcgagccggcCGCAgagccagcgtcgccgcccaaggAACCCAGCCCTCAGCAGCCCGCCCCGCAAGAGCCTAGCCCTCAGCCTGAAGCGGCCCCGGAGCCCGTCCCCGAGCCCCCAGCAACGGAGGCGGAGCCTGCCTGGGAAGCTGCCCTGGAGGCAGCCCCGGAGCAGCCGGCCGagcagccctcgccgccaaaggaCATCATCAAGGAGGAGTCGACGCCGAATCCGACCCCGGACGACAACACCAAACCGCCAGAGGAGgacagcgccggcgccgagcccaaggacgaggccatgcCAGATGCTCCGGCCGCCGAGGTAGCTCCTCCCGCTGAggcagctcctcctgctgagccatcgccgccagtCGCGgacatcgtcgaggagcCGCCTGCTGAGatcaaggacgagcaggaCTAG
- a CDS encoding uncharacterized protein (SECRETED:SignalP(1-19~SECRETED:cutsite=ATA-VF~SECRETED:prob=0.6392)~BUSCO:EOG09260QVP~EggNog:ENOG503NWQ6~COG:S~TransMembrane:1 (n4-14c22/23o945-965i)): MRRTLQSALLLGLSTFATAVFKDEVGDIDFHYSLLGLPQQDATFFHRPRRDEKASLLYTISDLGVVGAVNPSNGDLVWRQRIADDADKVATPGFLRAPEGEHWVAAAHGSKVQAWGAASGRNIWQTQFRGEVKDLEILEITEASRKDVLALFDEDGVTVLRRLHGALGTVVWEFREHSKDAPLQVSTNIANVYVVSLHGSGSSYNLKVISLDTASGSRVDHWSVGTKGDIHGPGDVMFVGANSAAPIVAWANRGLAKLSVNILGSKSKQDFHLPPDAASVQIHAPHLAQSQPHFLVHIQTKPDGAGEKNNKAIVFHTNLKTGQSDIAYELPYFRGEGAFSVSSEGANVYFTQVSSEETLIVSSDSHAILARWPVKQGANVHPVAAASEVIKKPGGTEFAVRSAILTQGDEWTLIRNGEKDWARVEGLSGAVAAAWAEIPEAEDLAKVLAEEAHTNPLSAYIHRVTRHIEDLQHLPGYLASIPGNVINSIAGGEIMGKRSGLHRDTFGFNKILVVATGRGRFYGLDSGNGGKVVWTQKFFPRDARKPLEVRALTANGEEGLMIVYGAEGEHAIFNATTGASRTLVGASGDRDAISSVAVVDTESEKFLLPIGTDGLPAGNLPSGWDAERTVVVRSGDVLKGVKYGSEGGKVTRQDVWQLQVFVGQKIVEVASLPSHNPIASIGRVLGDRRVMYKYLNPNSLVVAVADEKANSLSMQLLDAVSGQVLASQLYDGVDSTKAVSCAMAENWYACSFFGDYKLDDNTDRAIKGYQVVVSDLYESPDPNSRGPLGESANFSSLSPVDSPTGVPLPWVVSQAYVMSQPLSTLSVTQTRQGITTRELVAYLPESHSILGLSRHAIDPRRPVGRDPTAAEMEAEMLMKYAPATEIDPRSILSHEYDVVGVRGIVAAPALVESTSLLAAYGVDVYATRVAPSGVFDILGQSFNKVTLVGTVLALLAGVLVVAPMVRRKQINMRWVANF; the protein is encoded by the exons ATGCGACGCACACTCCAATCGGCCCTGCTACTGGGTCTGTCGACCTTCGCGACCGCCGTCTTCAaggacgaggtcggcgacaTCGACTTCCACTActccctcctcggcctgccgcAACAGGACGCCACCTTCTTCCACCGACCGCGCAGGGACGAGAAGGCGAGCCTGCTCTACACCATCAGCGaccttggcgtcgtcggcgctgtcaATCCGAGTAACGGCGACTTGGTATGGCGGCAGCGCATCGCGGACGATGCCGACAAAGTCGCGACACCTGGGTTCTTACGCGCccccgagggcgagcacTGGGTCGCGGCAGCTCACGGCTCCAAGGTCCAGGCCTGGGGTGCCGCGTCTGGGCGCAACATCTGGCAGACGCAATTTCGAGGCGAGGTGAAGGACCTAGAGATCCTGGAGATCACCGAGGCCTCGCGCAAGGATGTCCTGGCGCTgttcgacgaggacggcgtcacGGTGTTGCGTCGCCTCCACGGCGCCCTAGGCACCGTCGTCTGGGAGTTTCGCGAGCACAGCAAGGACGCGCCCCTGCAAGTCTCCACCAACATTGCCAACGTCTACGTCGTTAGCCTCCACGGCTCGGGGTCCTCATACAACCTCAAGGTCATATCGCTCGATACCGCTTCCGGATCGCGCGTCGACCACTGGTCCGTCGGCACAAAGGGCGACATCCATGGCCCTGGCGATGTCATGTTCGTGGGCGCCAACTCAGCGGCGCCCATCGTCGCATGGGCAAATAGGGGTCTGGCCAAGCTCAGCGTCAACATACTCGGGTCCAAGTCTAAGCAAGACTTTCACCTCCCTCCTGATGCGGCGTCGGTGCAGATCCACGCCCCGCATCTCGCACAGTCACAACCGCACTTTCTGGTGCACATCCAGACCAAGCCGGACGGCGCAGGAGAGAAGAATAACAAAGCCATCGTGTTTCACACGAACCTTAAGACGGGACAGAGCGATATTGCATACGAGCTGCCCTACTTCCGTGGCGAGGGTGCCTTCTCTGTGAGCTCCGAGGGTGCCAACGTCTACTTTACGCAAGTTAGTAGCGAGGAGACCCTGATCGTCTCGTCTGACTCGCACGCCATCCTTGCCCGCTGGCCAGTCAAGCAGGGCGCCAACGTACACCCAGTTGCGGCCGCGTCCGAAGTCATCAAGAAGCCCGGCGGCACGGAATTCGCCGTTCGCTCCGCGATTCTCACACAAGGCGACGAGTGGACGCTCATTCGCAACGGCGAAAAGGACTGGGCCCGGGTTGAGGGTCTGTCTGGCGCTGTGGCCGCAGCCTGGGCCGAGAttcccgaggccgaggatcTGGCCAAGgtcctggccgaggaggcccaCACGAACCCATTGTCGGCGTACATCCACCGCGTCACGCGTCACATCGAGGACCTACAGCACTTACCTGGGTACTTGGCTAGCATTCCCGGCAATGTGATCAACAGCATCGCAGGTGGCGAGATAATGGGCAAGAGGTCAGGTCTGCACCGTGATACGTTTGGCTTCAACAAGATCCTTGTTGTCGCCACTGGCCGTGGGCGCTTCTACGGTCTCGACTCTGGAAACGGAGGCAAGGTTGTCTGGACGCAAAAATTCTTCCCTCGTGATGCTCGCAAGCCCTTGGAAGTCAGGGCGCTTACTGCAaatggcgaggagggcctcATGATTGTGTACGGTGCCGAAGGCGAGCATGCCATCTTCAACGCCACGACCGGGGCCTCGCGAACCCTTGTCGGCGCCTCTGGCGAccgcgacgccatctccAGCGTTGCTGTTGTCGACACTGAGTCCGAGAAATTCCTACTTCCTATTGGGACCGACGGATTGCCGGCGGGGAACCTACCGTCTGGTTGGGATGCCGAGCGGACCGTGGTCGTGCGAagcggcgacgtcctcaAGGGCGTCAAGTACGGCTCTGAGGGAGGCAAGGTTACCAGACAGGACGTCTGGCAGCTGCAGGTGTTTGTCGGGCAGAAGATTGTCGAGGTTGCCAGTCTCCCGTCGCACAACCCAATCGCTTCCATCGGTCGTGTGCTTGGCGATCGCCGCGTCATGTATAAGTATCTGAACCCCaacagcctcgtcgtcgcagttGCGGACGAAAAGGCAAACAGCCTGTCCATGCAGTTGCTCGATGCCGTCTCCGGCCAAGTCCTTGCCTCGCAGCTgtacgacggcgtcgactcGACCAAGGCGGTGTCATGCGCGATGGCCGAGAACTGGTACGCCTGCTCCTTCTTCGGCGACTACAAGCTCGACGACAATACGGACCGCGCCATCAAGGGCTACCAGGTGGTGGTATCGGACCTGTATGAGTCGCCCGACCCCAACAGCCGCGGTCCTCTGGGCGAGTCGGCCAACTTTTCGTCGCTCAGCCCTGTCGACAGCCCGACGGGCGTCCCGCTGCCGTGGGTGGTGTCGCAGGCCTACGTCATGTCCCAGCCCCTGAGCACCCTGTCGGTCACGCAGACGCGCCAGGGCATCACGACTCGGGAGCTGGTCGCCTACCTCCCAGAGTCGCACAGCATCCTTGGCCTTTCTCGGCACGCCATCGACCCCCGCCGGCCGGTCGGTCGAGAccccacggcggccgagatggaggccGAGATGCTGATGAAGTACGCCCCGGCCACGGAGATTGACCCCCGCAGCATCCTCTCCCACGAATACGACGTGGTCGGCGTCCGGGGCAtcgtggccgcgccggccctgGTGGAGAGCACGAGCCTGCTGGCGGCGTACGGCGTGGACGTGTACGCCACACGGGTCGCCCCGAGCGGCGTGTTTGATATCCTGGGCCAGAGCTTCAACAAGGTGACGCTCGTGGGCacggtgctggcgctgctggctggcgtccTGGTTGTTGCCCCAATG GTCCGGAGGAAGCAAATCAACATGCGGTGGGTGGCCAACTTTTAG
- a CDS encoding uncharacterized protein (EggNog:ENOG503NYI0~TransMembrane:4 (i180-199o205-222i295-312o318-336i)) produces the protein MNSTTTQPLISSWSPTPIPNLTLSAGGLLALADLNTIAQRTVIAGGSSWLDALVLAPGLHYQQAADALFDQRRTSTGPDGGSDGDSAVEGDTQARFPVSNRAMVNYLRRLWQEVNETGTLTLDVGMLKEKTRREEIQHLRRAFGDWWRRRPRQAASEQLEALNDTDVVQQMIEVDWLSHLFYLASPLLTVASLTFMMLLADWWGLSFIIALMISRILNIWSIKQRSRPTPPPSRSQPLPPSLATSESAPPALPDRRTSYAIELGGGRRAVLRGMDSDLRALTTQTWLRDKSTLDGYLEAAAKLLVYLVAAFSGNLSQAGAIVLMTLLLVSAGLLGLSNAHARELRMNGRVARLNMERELMDRRKRGLHRQGNGTTVSA, from the coding sequence ATgaactcgacgacgacgcagccccTCATTTCTTCATGGTCACCCACGCCGATCCCGAACCTCACCCTCTCGGCCGGTggtctcctcgccctcgccgacctcaaCACTATCGCTCAGCgcaccgtcatcgccggtGGCTCGTCTTGGCTCGACGCCTTGGTACTCGCCCCCGGCTTGCATTATCAACAGGCAGCCGATGCCCTTTTCGACCAAAGGCGGACCTCCACGGGGCCTGACGGAGGCAGTGATGGCGACTCCGCTGTCGAGGGCGATACTCAGGCGCGCTTCCCAGTGTCCAACCGGGCCATGGTCAATTACCTGCGCAGGCTGTGGCAGGAGGTCAACGAGACCGGAACCTTGACACTCGACGTGGGAATGCTGAAGGAAAAGACGCGACGAGAAGAGATCCAACACCTACGACGGGCGTTTGGCGACtggtggcgtcgacggcccagGCAGGCTGCGTCTGAGCAACTAGAGGCACTCAATGATACGGACGTTGTCCAGCAGATGATCGAGGTGGACTGGTTGAGCCACCTCTTCTACCTCGCCAGCCCGCTCCTCACCGTGGCCTCCCTGACATTTATGATGCTTCTGGCCGACTGGTGGGGTTTGTCTTTCATCATCGCTCTCATGATCTCCCGAATCCTCAACATCTGGTCCATAAAGCAACGATCTCGCCCcactccgccgccgtctcgatcacagccgctgccgccttcaCTGGCCACCTCCGAGTCCGCGCCCCCGGCGCTGCCCGACAGGCGAACCTCGTACGCCATCGAgcttggaggcggccgacgtgcaGTCCTGCGCGGCATGGACTCGGACCTGCGCGCGCTCACGACCCAGACCTGGCTCCGCGACAAGTCCACCCTCGACGGctacctcgaggccgccgctaAGCTGCTCGTCTATCTTGTCGCGGCCTTCAGCGGCAATCTGagccaggccggcgccatTGTGCTCATgacgctgctcctcgtcagTGCCGGTTTGTTGGGCCTGAGCAACGCGCATGCGAGGGAGCTGCGTATGAATGGACGCGTGGCGAGGCTGAACATGGAGAGGGAGTTGATGGACCGGAGAAAAAGGGGCTTGCACAGACAGGGAAACGGCACGACGGTGTCAGCGTAA
- a CDS encoding uncharacterized protein (EggNog:ENOG503P1IK), with product MAPGTRRANRGGYTEHDDFEGLPVRQWRQEWVSIAPPPQQELQQQNDVWSLELIHGMPKDSNLLPPHSQELLRAARSGRLYKRPAPVETEDDDADADPDAVPAEKAEKKEEEAQSQGFSIKLWKQTPRNVEAPAVSHLAKRRKGTVTIASKTVEDRYTGPTVTRATVRRLDAAGNPYTEEVTLAEGHHVDGEIISTREVAAATGGDALAPAPPPQRRRPPPPKRKAKAGPGRGKKKIKNPLPGEGPTSAPAPPVDGAVAAIKTESQGENGTTSTDANTPKEDSEMADGDEDDDDDDGDEGEEVEEGEEGEGQDQEQQPAPPHRDQDHEMPDAAISIDPPSEGLSSDKEPAPKEPTPPNPLTLAPLFGSLAAGSPRQEGSPLKNVTLLSPTEPSEPQDLQLLSAEPTQATDGETVIGSTVAEPPSTIVGEEPQEATERDVPAVEPLPTEPLTAASPPKEQSPIQQAVKDETANDEALLPPPPEQVGNIDSPKPDEGRSDEDKSREGEGYSGAQRPPLSQFDSAMTEDTIKPDDSASVRYPQTESGAPSEVGTVSVEGSKEANPPVAEPSPPTPKPASPQEEQPQEDQPQDPDQPPQSATDDKADLLGGLMGELDRQAAEVEKPVEPAAEPASPPKEPSPQQPAPQEPSPQPEAAPEPVPEPPATEAEPAWEAALEAAPEQPAEQPSPPKDIIKEESTPNPTPDDNTKPPEEDSAGAEPKDEAMPDAPAAEVAPPAEAAPPAEPSPPVADIVEEPPAEIKDEQD from the exons ATGGCTCCAGGA ACGAGACGCGCCAATCGCGGCGGCTATACCGAGCATGATGATTTCGAAG GCCTCCCCGTCCGACAATGGCGACAGGAGTGGGTGAGcatcgcgccgcctcctcagCAGGAACTCCAGCAGCAAAACGACGTTTGGTCGCTGGAGCTCATCCACGGCATGCCCAAGGACTCCaacctgctgccgccgcacagccaggagctgctgcgcgccgcgcgctcggGCCGCCTGTACAAGCGCCCAGCGCCCGTCgagaccgaggacgacgacgccgatgccgacccCGACGCCGTGCCTGCCGAGAAAgccgagaagaaggaggaggaggcgcagtCTCAGGGCTTCTCCATCAAGCTCTGGAAGCAGACGCCGCGTAATGTGGAGGCGCCAGCCGTGTCGCACCTCGCTAAGCGTAGGAAGGGCACGGTAACGATTGCCAGCAAGACAGTCGAGGACAGATACACCGGCCCGACGGTGACTCGCGCCACGGTCcggcgcctcgacgccgcgggcaaTCCCTACACCGAGGAGGTCACGCTCGCCGAGGGACatcacgtcgacggcgagatcATCTCTACACGAGAagtggctgctgccactgGTGGTGACGCGCTGGCTCCGGCCCCGCCACcacagaggaggaggccgccacCTCCTAAGAGGAAGGCCAAAGCCGGCCCCGGGCGAGGGAAAAAGAAGATCAAGAATCCTCTGCCTGGCGAGGGGCCGACTAgcgcgcccgctcctccGGTCGATGGTGCTGTGGCAGCAATCAAGACCGAGAGCCAGGGAGAAAAT GGAACCACCTCGACCGATGCAAACACTCCCAAGGAGGACAGCGAGAtggccgatggcgatgaggacgacgatgatgatgacggcgacgaaggagaagaagtcgaggagggcgaggagggagagggccAGGACCAGGAACAGcagcctgctcctcctcaccGCGACCAGGATCACGAGATGCCTGATGCCGCCATCTCGATAGACCCACCATCTGAAGGTCTCTCGTCCGACAAAGAGCCTGCCCCGAAGGAGCCCACACCGCCAAACCCACTCACCTTGGCACCGCTTTTCGGCAGTCTTGCTGCCGGGTCGCCCAGACAAGAGGGAAGTCCACTCAAGAACGTCACCCTGCTGTCGCCCACGGAGCCGTCCGAACCCCAAGACCTGCAACTGCTATCCGCGGAGCCCACGCAGGCAACCGACGGCGAAACAGTAATTGGATCGACGGTCGCGGAACCGCCCTCGACCATTGTCGGCGAAGAGCCGCAAGAGGCGACCGAGCGGGATGtgccggccgtcgagcccttGCCCACAGAGCCCTTGACTGCCGCTAGCCCTCCGAAAGAACAATCGCCCATCCAGCAGGCCGTCAAAGATGAGACGGCAAACGACGAagccctgctgccgccacccccCGAGCAAGTTGGCAACATCGATTCGCCGAAGCCCGACGAGGGAAGGTCGGATGAAGACAAGAgccgcgagggcgaaggTTATAGTGGGGCACAACGCCCACCGCTGAGCCAGTTTGACTCCGCCATGACTGAAGACACCATCAAACCAGACGACTCTGCGTCTGTGCGATATCCCCAGACCGAGTCCGGTGCTCCGTCCGAGGTTGGGACTGTTTCGGTCGAGGGCAGCAAGGAGGCGAACCCACCCGTAGCGGAGCCTTCGCCCCCCACGCCGaagccggcctcgccgcaggAGGAGCAACCGCAGGAGGACCAGCCGCAGGACCCGGACCAGCCGCCACAATCGGCGACAGATGATAAGGccgacctgctcggcggattgatgggcgagctggaccgGCAGGCCGCTGAGGTCGAGaagcccgtcgagccggcCGCAgagccagcgtcgccgcccaaggAACCCAGCCCTCAGCAGCCCGCCCCGCAAGAGCCTAGCCCTCAGCCTGAAGCGGCCCCGGAGCCCGTCCCCGAGCCCCCAGCAACGGAGGCGGAGCCTGCCTGGGAAGCTGCCCTGGAGGCAGCCCCGGAGCAGCCGGCCGagcagccctcgccgccaaaggaCATCATCAAGGAGGAGTCGACGCCGAATCCGACCCCGGACGACAACACCAAACCGCCAGAGGAGgacagcgccggcgccgagcccaaggacgaggccatgcCAGATGCTCCGGCCGCCGAGGTAGCTCCTCCCGCTGAggcagctcctcctgctgagccatcgccgccagtCGCGgacatcgtcgaggagcCGCCTGCTGAGatcaaggacgagcaggaCTAG